Below is a genomic region from Persephonella sp..
CAAAAGGAGCCTTTACATAGGCATAACTCTGCATAATCTTTGCATACTTTAGCTTTGCCTTAACCTGTTTTTCCTTTGCATCAAGCTGTTTTAGTTTCGCTTTTATTGCATCAACCTGTGCTTTTGCTCCTATCATTTTTGTTTCTATTTCTTCAAGCTGCTGTTTTGATACAGCGTTTTCTTTGTAAAGATTTTTGAACCTTTCGTAAGTTCTTTTTGCAAAGGCATATCCAGCCTCAGCTGCTTTTAAACCTGAAAGTGCTTCTTCCCTTGCCTTTGAAAGCTCTTCAAGACCAGCTTTTGCCTCTTTTATGTTTTGTTTTATCTCGCTGTCATCTAAAACAGCAAGAAGCTGTCCTTTTTTTACGTAATCTCCTTCTTTTACACTTATCTTCAGAATTTTTGCCATGAGTTTTGTTGCTACTTTTGCTGTATTGTTAGATATAACTGAGCCGTCTATCTGGTAGGTTTTTTCAATAACTGTTTTTTCTACCTTTATTGTGGGGAGTTTAACAACTTTTTTTACCTCTTCCTCAGCATATCCAGGCTCTATCCTTGGACTTAGGTATCCTCCTATCCAGAGGATAAACAGGGATATAGGAGCTACAAAAAATACAAAGAACCTTATTATGCCGCCCATTATTTATCTCCTCCGATATTTTCTTTTAACTTTCCAGACTGGTATTTAAGATCAAGAAGAGAGATCTGTGCATCATAAGTTGCTTTTGCCTTTTCAAACTTTATCTGGTCATACATTGTCTGTGTATCAAGCAGGTCTATCATTGATGCCATCTGGTTTTTGTATCTTTTTTCTGTTATTTTTAATACTTCTTCAGCATATCTTAGATTTTCTTCAGCAGCTTTCAGTTTACTTTTTGCTGTAATAAGCTCTTTGTAAGCCTTATAGACACTGAACTTTATGTATTCCTCAAAACCTTTTT
It encodes:
- a CDS encoding efflux RND transporter periplasmic adaptor subunit, whose translation is MGGIIRFFVFFVAPISLFILWIGGYLSPRIEPGYAEEEVKKVVKLPTIKVEKTVIEKTYQIDGSVISNNTAKVATKLMAKILKISVKEGDYVKKGQLLAVLDDSEIKQNIKEAKAGLEELSKAREEALSGLKAAEAGYAFAKRTYERFKNLYKENAVSKQQLEEIETKMIGAKAQVDAIKAKLKQLDAKEKQVKAKLKYAKIMQSYAYVKAPFDGVIIKKMNDVGDMAAPGMPIFIIGDKNLKFLSMVDESLINKVNIGDKVDIYIPATGKSYTAQIVEKSNSIDPMNRTFSIKAKLPQDSNLKPGMYGKIKIKTGQEEKILIPETAVIKWGQLNAVFTVDKDGVAHLTFVKVGDIVDGKVEIISGLKPGVEIVSSEVNKACEGCKVR